The region GTCTACCCTTTCAACAGCACAAAGCCTCCCCTTCGTTCCCTTAGCCAGCTGGGCTCTTCTCACTTGGAGCTCGCATAGTATTTTGTTTGGTACTGATCATGTCATATAGACTATAGTTGTCCATATATGTGTCATGTCTCCTTCCTGGCCTGTAGGCTCCATGAAGACAAGGGCTTTGCCCATCTCCTCCAGTGCCCAGAGCAGGACTGTGTATGCAGTAGACATCTAGGCAGTTTTTCTTGAATGGCTATTGAATGAATGCCCTCACttctatttctttgatctctgcaGGAATCATACCCAGtctctccttaatgaacacacaCCAGCAGGCAAAATGGGCAGCAATGGCACAAGCAATACAATCGGCAACTGCAGTAACACAAGCGTGCCATTTCAGTACTCTCTCTACGCAGCCACGTATATCGTGGTCTTCATCCCAGGCCTTCTGGCCAACAGTGTAGCCCTCTGGGTCTTGTACCGCTTCATCAGCAAGAAGAACAAGGCCATCATCTTCATGATCAATATGTCTGTGGCTGACCTTGCCCATGTTCTGTCGCTGCCACTGCGGATCTATTACTACATCAACCACCAGTGGCCCTTCCCAAAGTTCTTGTGCCTTCTCTGCTTCTACCTGAAATATCTCAACATGTACGCGAGTATCTGTTTCCTGACATGCATTAGTCTTCAGCGGTGCTATTTCCTCCTCAAGCCCTTCAAGGCCCGCAATTGGAAGCGCAGGTACGATGTGGCCATCAGCGCCATCATCTGGGTTGTCGTAGGAACTGTCTGCTTGCTCTTTCCCATCCTGAGAAGTGCTGGCCTGGCCAACAGGCACCAAAATGCTTGCTTTGCTGACCTGGGATACACGCAGATGAACGTGGCCCCCACGGTGACAATGATCATGTTGGCTGAGCTGGCTGGCTTTGTGGTTCCTGTCGTCACCATTGCCTGGTGCACCTGGAAAACAGTGATATCTTTGCAGCACCCACATGTGACCTACGAAGGGGTTGCCGAGAAGCAGAAGGCTCTTCGGATGGTCTTCTTGTGTGCCGGGGTCTTCTTCATCTGCTTCACGCCCTATCATATCAACTTCCTTTTTTATACTTTGGTGAAGGAAAAAGTTATCACTAACTGCCCCATCATTCAAAGCACACTTTATTTCCACCCTTTCTCCTTGTGCCTCGCAAGTCTGTGTTGCTGCTTagatcccatcctttattatttcaCGACTTCTGAGTTCCGTGACCAACTCTCCCGCCATGGCAGCTCTGTGATTCGATCACGGCTCATGAGCAGGGAGAGTGGCTCTTCGATGATGAGCTAAGAACGCCCAGTCCCAAAGACTTGCTTTCCTCTCCTATTCTTTGACTCGTCCCTAAACCCCAAGAAACGGCTAAGTTCTAGGTAGCATTACAGGACACTCAGAATGGGGAGCAGTGGTCACGGATGGAGTAAGTCGTGGCGTTCCTTTGTCTGGACTATTTTTATCGTTGCGAAATGGAGGACTCTGTTATTAAAGAGAACAAAATTCAAACCAGACAGATGTTTCAGACGTAAGAGAAAATGTTCTCAGTAAATTGTGATAGGTTCATCCAGCTTGTGGGTTTCTTTAGGAGTGCAGATATTCTTTTTCTATAGGGGAAAAAACCCCCAAAGAACCCAAAAGCCTTTCTTGGATTACTATGTAGGCCAACACTCTTTCCCATCTTCTTATATGATGCGCATAAAAAAGCCAGACTCTTTGATGTGAGGATTGCATAAGCAAAGGGTGAAAAACAATAGATAGAACTGGCTCCCCCTAGTTCCTTTCCTTGAAGAAAAAAGGGATGGAGGTACCTTGTCTCATCTAGTTGCCAGCACTCACACAGTTGAGTAGATGAGGGCCCAGCTCTTCACCTTACTCTGCCCATGAAGATACGGACCAATTCTGGGGCAACATACAGAAGTATGGCTAGAGCGGTGTGACCATTGCGCTGGTCCTTATGGGATAGGACTGGTACTTTGTCTCTTAGCCGAATCAAACACGTAGAATTTTCTGATACTGTCTCATTGGGCAGCGCTCAAAGATCTTGGTCCTAAAGGTTCAAATAATACACTCCATCAAAAAGGATGCCTCACGTTAGGCATGGCCAAGGGTCGAGCCCATTAAACTAGCATGGgataaatggaagaagaaaaagaaagcattttcagGAAAGCACATAAGTCTTAGACTTCACTCTCCCTATCACACTCACACATATCCTTACAACGTTGCGAATCTCCAGAGGACTTTCTTGTACCCCTGCTGCATACCTGGAATGCCAGAGCTTTGATGGGCACTCCCGCCATTTAACTCTTGACATGGATAACTTTGGCACAGGAAAGCTGGGTGACTCCTTCACAATTCTGTGGCCATTTTTAGTTGGTGGAGTGGTTAAATCCAAGGGCAATGACTCATGCTATAATATAATGAAACCGGATCCTTATCATATCCTAtgtgaaagggagaaaagacaaTTGCTGGGAGGACATATTTCCAGcttcattttttccccccaaagttgACTACTACAATTTCAGGATCACTAAAGAGGGTTTCAGTGCCAGGCAGACTGTGTATCCGTATTACTCTCCAGCGAAAGGCCCACAACCAAAGAGCTAGTAGCTCCGGTATACCGGCAACAGCCAAGGAGGCCcaggagagagggacagacaaACAGGGTTCTGACCAAAGAGAGCACGTGATGTGACTGTAAATAACGCGAAAGAttattttgcttaaaaaaatacaatgctgttgatgtcttttgtttttataatattttccggCATTCAAATCACAGCAATATGCAAAATACAATACATGTTGCTAGTCTGACTCTTCCAGACCATAGTTAATGCTTATCCATgaggattttcatggcaaagatactggcgtggtttgccatttccttctccagtggattaaggcaaacagaggttaagtgtcttggtCAAGGTcccatagccagtaagtgtccgaggtcacGTCTTCATGATTctaggcccaatactctatctgctgagctacctagctgcctcctaggtaaacaaggttaagtgacttgtttaaggtcacacagctttgaacttaggtcttcctgattcaaggcccAGTGCTCTACTCACCAAGCCAACTAGGATCTTGTACATTGTACAAAGttcacacttaataaatgcttcttcattcaTATACCATCCATCCCCTGGAAACATTCTCCTTCGCCATGAAGAAAAGACAGAGCCCAAACGGTGATCTGATCGTGCATATAAAAGTATATGGCTTTGGTCATTTGTAGTCCACGTGCCCCTACAAGGAGGGAGTTTGTTGGCAGACTGATTTTCTGGTGTGGATGGTAAAATGACTGAAGGAGGTTCTCATAGAGAAGCTCCAGAAGTGGCTTGAACAAGGTGACTATTTTGGAAGCTAGTTTTCAATCTGATTTACGTGCTCTAGCATGGGACCTTCAGAAAGTCACAGcctatctgggcctcagtttccttagaagTAAAATGGAGATCttggacaagatgacttctaaggctGCTTCCATATGTAAATCTCATAGCCAGTCTTGAAACTCCTTTTAAGTGgctgaagaaaggaaaggatttcaGTCCCCTGGCAAAGGGCATCATGGAGGATTTTTGACCAAAATGGGAACACTTTGGATTTTGTGGCTACGGGCTTTGAGCATGCCCACCATTCAAGCTGAAGTTTTGAGTTGGTTTATTTTGGAGGGGCGGGGGATTGACACTGTGACGCCATGAGCTGGTAAGGCATTAAAGGATGGCTAATGTAGTGCTGAAGAAAGCAGATGCGTGCATTGTAGAGAGGCTACCTCCCATGCCATTATGGCTGTGCTAGAATGGCCAGAGGGCCAGCTCAGGAAAGGAGGAACACTATCTGTTTCAAGGCAGCAAAAGGAACACCAACTAAGTGTCTGCTGCCTCCCTGTGTAATTGAAGAGTCCCCAGGAAAAAATGAGGGCGACGGGAAAGACATGCTGGGAATCATCTCTCCAGAAGCATCCCCAGATGTCTCCTCAGAGATGCCCATCAGCATCTCCCCCAAGAAGTTCCTCCTGAAGTCTCTGACCCTGCTGCGATgctcccacttttttttaaacccttaacttctgtgtattggctcctgggtggaagagtggtaagagtgggcaatgggggtcaagtgacttgcccagg is a window of Gracilinanus agilis isolate LMUSP501 unplaced genomic scaffold, AgileGrace unplaced_scaffold7072, whole genome shotgun sequence DNA encoding:
- the LOC123256621 gene encoding putative P2Y purinoceptor 10; amino-acid sequence: MGSNGTSNTIGNCSNTSVPFQYSLYAATYIVVFIPGLLANSVALWVLYRFISKKNKAIIFMINMSVADLAHVLSLPLRIYYYINHQWPFPKFLCLLCFYLKYLNMYASICFLTCISLQRCYFLLKPFKARNWKRRYDVAISAIIWVVVGTVCLLFPILRSAGLANRHQNACFADLGYTQMNVAPTVTMIMLAELAGFVVPVVTIAWCTWKTVISLQHPHVTYEGVAEKQKALRMVFLCAGVFFICFTPYHINFLFYTLVKEKVITNCPIIQSTLYFHPFSLCLASLCCCLDPILYYFTTSEFRDQLSRHGSSVIRSRLMSRESGSSMMS